In Rubripirellula tenax, the following are encoded in one genomic region:
- a CDS encoding tyrosine-protein kinase family protein, with product MSSNEQAFVKAFARRNRNIDSKQPPIDKAVAKVSSAPELTLDKKVAGTATIWIDPIEGEMARGDAAQSAVPRPHVEPAHVEPAHVEPRRHTEPGQAEQIQPEPIWRDDPGSRPAAPKPAPSAAKQLEDDLAASVHGPAGTTNDENGMVDEVARMVASLQQIHTAYATVESRELHWQGTLTDVATENTTPQPARPATAPQQAVESPTLKQPAAPKPTIAPEPTTAPEPVNEAMSTSQPRSKGAFQAAWEVDVFDIPKPVADLFFNESLFQDLSDRMAEAVAGGLHSMLVTSAKRGEGRSSVAIGMALAAADSGIRVALVDADIDDPTLADDMRLDLEFGWLDTLRSGLSVKEIAVHAVEDALTLIPLIGNNQSHPATATEITLLMDELRQRFDLIIIDGPAGNSARLQTLASTIDSAIIVRDASRTDATSVDDFAKWLNRSGVQGVGMVENFSRQVQA from the coding sequence ATGAGCTCGAACGAACAAGCATTCGTAAAAGCATTTGCTCGCCGAAATCGAAACATCGACTCAAAACAGCCTCCGATCGACAAGGCTGTCGCAAAGGTTTCGAGCGCGCCGGAATTGACGTTGGACAAGAAGGTCGCCGGCACGGCTACGATCTGGATCGATCCGATCGAAGGCGAAATGGCGAGAGGCGATGCAGCCCAATCGGCAGTGCCCCGACCGCACGTCGAACCGGCCCACGTCGAACCGGCCCACGTCGAACCGAGGCGCCACACAGAACCGGGGCAAGCAGAACAGATTCAGCCTGAACCCATTTGGCGCGACGACCCTGGATCGCGACCCGCGGCACCGAAACCGGCGCCGTCGGCGGCAAAACAGTTAGAAGACGATCTCGCAGCGTCGGTCCACGGACCAGCCGGAACGACAAATGACGAAAACGGCATGGTCGACGAGGTCGCCCGCATGGTGGCTTCGCTGCAGCAAATCCACACGGCATACGCAACCGTCGAGTCTCGTGAACTGCATTGGCAGGGCACGCTGACCGATGTCGCGACGGAAAACACAACACCTCAACCGGCACGACCGGCAACCGCCCCGCAACAAGCGGTCGAATCGCCGACCCTGAAGCAACCCGCTGCTCCGAAGCCAACCATTGCACCGGAGCCAACAACTGCACCAGAGCCCGTCAATGAAGCAATGAGCACGTCCCAGCCTCGCTCGAAGGGGGCATTTCAAGCGGCGTGGGAAGTCGACGTGTTTGACATCCCGAAGCCCGTTGCCGATCTGTTCTTCAACGAATCGCTGTTCCAAGACCTTTCCGATCGGATGGCGGAAGCCGTTGCCGGCGGACTCCACTCGATGTTGGTGACCAGTGCTAAACGGGGCGAAGGCCGAAGTTCCGTCGCCATCGGAATGGCGTTGGCCGCTGCTGATTCGGGTATCCGCGTTGCTTTAGTTGATGCCGACATCGACGACCCGACGCTTGCCGATGACATGCGTTTGGATTTGGAATTTGGCTGGCTCGACACGTTACGAAGCGGCTTGTCGGTCAAGGAAATTGCCGTTCACGCCGTCGAGGATGCGTTGACGCTGATCCCGTTGATCGGCAACAACCAGTCACATCCCGCAACGGCAACGGAAATCACCCTACTAATGGACGAGCTTCGCCAGCGTTTTGACTTGATCATCATCGATGGACCGGCCGGAAACTCAGCGAGACTGCAAACATTGGCGTCGACGATCGATAGCGCGATCATCGTTCGCGATGCGAGTCGCACCGACGCGACCTCCGTGGACGACTTTGCCAAGTGGCTCAACCGTTCGGGCGTCCAGGGCGTTGGCATGGTCGAAAACTTCAGCCGACAAGTCCAAGCTTAG
- a CDS encoding methyltransferase domain-containing protein: MDTEQAVRDRYSAAAGQREVELCCPVDYDAKYLKVIPQEVIDRDYGCGDPSKWVRTGETVLDLGSGGGKICFIASQVVGAAGKVVGVDMNDTMLELARQSQAKVASAIGFENIHFFKGKIQDLAVDRDVVDAYLVEHPVTCEADLQRLESFIAEMRNERPMIADDSVDVVVSNCVLNLVDPLEKEQLFDEIFRVIRPGGRAVISDIVCDQPVPMEMQRDAKLWSGCISGAFEEHEFIDAFVRAGFHGVEMPVLQRDPWQTVEGIEFRSATVIAYKGHFEDDRAIESDAVIYRGPYQHVIDDHGNCFDRGVRIPIASATLDRLMQPPYVEDFIGLKAEVGETDASATAPATQPKRSIKMNVIGDDCCGTEGCC; the protein is encoded by the coding sequence ATGGATACCGAACAAGCCGTTCGTGATCGTTACTCGGCCGCCGCAGGTCAGCGCGAAGTCGAGCTTTGTTGCCCGGTTGACTACGACGCCAAATATTTGAAAGTGATTCCTCAGGAAGTGATCGATCGCGACTACGGTTGCGGCGATCCGTCGAAGTGGGTCCGTACGGGCGAGACGGTGTTGGATCTGGGCAGCGGTGGCGGCAAGATATGTTTCATCGCGTCGCAAGTCGTCGGTGCGGCAGGCAAGGTCGTCGGTGTGGACATGAACGACACGATGTTGGAGCTGGCGCGTCAGAGCCAAGCCAAAGTCGCCTCCGCAATCGGATTCGAGAACATTCATTTCTTCAAAGGCAAGATCCAAGACTTGGCCGTCGATCGTGATGTCGTCGACGCGTACTTGGTGGAACATCCGGTGACCTGTGAAGCCGATTTGCAGCGACTCGAATCGTTCATCGCCGAAATGCGAAACGAACGACCGATGATTGCGGATGACTCGGTCGATGTCGTGGTCAGCAACTGTGTGTTGAACCTGGTCGATCCGTTGGAAAAAGAACAACTGTTCGACGAAATCTTCCGCGTCATTCGTCCCGGTGGTCGTGCGGTAATCAGCGACATCGTTTGCGATCAACCGGTCCCCATGGAGATGCAACGCGACGCCAAACTTTGGAGCGGATGCATCTCGGGTGCCTTTGAAGAACATGAATTCATCGACGCCTTCGTTCGCGCCGGATTTCATGGCGTCGAAATGCCCGTGTTGCAACGCGATCCATGGCAGACGGTGGAAGGCATCGAATTTCGATCGGCAACGGTGATCGCGTACAAGGGACACTTCGAGGACGATCGCGCGATCGAATCCGATGCGGTGATTTATCGTGGCCCCTACCAACACGTGATCGATGACCACGGGAATTGCTTTGACCGTGGCGTGCGAATTCCCATCGCTTCCGCGACGCTTGATCGATTGATGCAACCGCCCTACGTGGAAGACTTCATCGGCTTGAAAGCCGAAGTCGGCGAAACGGACGCATCCGCCACCGCGCCGGCGACCCAACCGAAGCGTTCGATCAAGATGAACGTGATCGGTGACGATTGCTGTGGTACGGAAGGCTGCTGTTAG
- a CDS encoding metal-dependent hydrolase yields the protein MTTFEHALLGMNGLLATGLHRRFGWKLAVLAAVAAIAPDWDGVPMLFDMSRFEVGHRVWGHNLLTCCFLGLGLASIDYRFDLIGRAAKSMTRWRPLRELAPSVDVRHSFSRPTWLVWVLVATVAALSQIPADAVVSGAEGLSDWALKPLWPFSNFTWIYPMIPWGNVGVTIIFAITMIAQVKQPAHVQSIAITALVSVVAYLCIWSAWFPR from the coding sequence ATGACGACCTTTGAGCATGCCCTGCTTGGGATGAACGGCCTCCTGGCGACGGGGTTGCATCGTCGTTTCGGATGGAAGCTTGCCGTATTGGCGGCGGTCGCGGCGATTGCCCCCGATTGGGACGGCGTCCCGATGTTGTTTGACATGTCGCGCTTCGAAGTCGGCCATCGTGTCTGGGGGCACAATCTGCTGACCTGTTGTTTCCTCGGGCTTGGCCTCGCATCGATCGACTATCGATTCGATCTGATCGGACGAGCGGCGAAGTCCATGACGCGATGGAGGCCACTGCGCGAACTTGCGCCATCCGTTGACGTCCGCCATTCGTTTTCGCGGCCAACGTGGTTGGTATGGGTGTTGGTCGCCACCGTCGCGGCGCTGTCACAGATTCCAGCCGATGCCGTCGTGTCGGGCGCCGAAGGGCTAAGCGATTGGGCACTCAAGCCATTGTGGCCGTTTTCGAACTTCACCTGGATCTATCCGATGATCCCGTGGGGCAATGTCGGCGTCACGATCATTTTCGCGATCACAATGATTGCTCAAGTCAAGCAGCCGGCTCACGTCCAATCCATCGCGATCACGGCACTGGTGTCGGTCGTGGCCTACCTTTGCATTTGGTCAGCATGGTTCCCGCGGTGA